A window from Centropristis striata isolate RG_2023a ecotype Rhode Island chromosome 4, C.striata_1.0, whole genome shotgun sequence encodes these proteins:
- the LOC131970780 gene encoding acetylcholinesterase-like — protein sequence MSTDFLCTRLVLFLLLPHFLTVSLATQDDLVIDTRHGKVQGKLLPVLGGDVRAFLGIPYGKPPLGKLRFRAPEPVERWEGVKDATKFPNSCYQLRDTAFPGFEGAEMWNPNTPLSEDCLYLNIWSPRANKTQPKPPPLAPVLVWIYGGGFIQGTSSLDIYDGRFLTKSEGVVVVSMNYRLGAFGFLSLPDNKNIQSHSGLLDQRLAFQWVANNIAAFGGDPTKVTLFGESAGSASVGFHLLSPGSHALFHRAVMQSATPNAPWATISKNEAWRRSMKLATLLGCPTSPPADMEACLQKADPMKISLKQYDVLTSPAAISLPFVPHVDGDFLPEEVDVLLSTGNIPKKEVMFGLNQDEGTYFLVYGLPGFSITDQSLITRKNFLDGVAMTVPHASNVARDAAIFRYTDWADEDNRMKNRDSMGRLLGDYNFVCPVLDFAHRYSQRGGKTLLYLFDHRSSVNPWPQWMGVMHGYEIEFVFGMPLNASLGYTKNEVNMTKKFMKHWANFARTGNPDIDGANWPVFTTGQQEYVTLNYNHPEHKRMMSADECHLWSTFMPKVQKVSDDLKTCIQGNGISLCCNYTFLLILLVITLTY from the exons ATGTCAACAGACTTTCTGTGCACACGCCTCGTCCTATTTCTTCTGTTGCCTCATTTCCTGACTGTATCACTCGCCACCCAAGATGACCTTGTAATCGACACTAGGCATGGGAAAGTTCAAGGGAAGCTGCTTCCAGTGCTGGGTGGTGATGTTAGAGCATTTTTAGGAATTCCGTATGGAAAACCACCTCTGGGGAAACTGAGATTCAGAGCTCCAGAGCCAGTAGAGAGATGGGAAGGGGTGAAGGATGCCACCAAATTCCCAAATTCCTGCTACCAGTTGCGGGATACAGCCTTTCCAG GGTTCGAAGGTGCAGAGATGTGGAACCCAAACACTCCTCTGAGTGAGGACTGTCTGTACCTGAACATCTGGTCCCCACGTGCCAACAAAACCCAGCCTAAGCCGCCACCGCTGGCCCCTGTCCTCGTCTGGATCTATGGAGGCGGGTTCATTCAAGGAACGTCCTCTCTGGACATTTACGATGGCCGCTTCTTGACTAAATCTGAAGGCGTTGTTGTTGTGTCAATGAATTACag GCTTGGAGCTTTTGGTTTCCTGTCTCTTCCTGACAACAAGAACATCCAGAGCCATTCGGGCCTGCTGGACCAGCGCTTGGCCTTCCAGTGGGTAGCAAACAACATAGCTGCTTTTGGAGGAGATCCTACAAAG GTGACTCTGTTTGGGGAGAGCGCTGGATCAGCATCTGTGGGCTTCCACCTGCTCTCCCCAGGCAGCCATGCTCTTTTTCACAGGGCTGTGATGCAGAGTGCGACACCTAATGCGCCTTGGGCCACAATCAGCAAGAATGAGGCCTGGCGCAG GTCTATGAAACTGGCAACATTACTGGGGTGCCCAACGTCTCCTCCAGCTGATATGGAAGCTTGCCTTCAGAAGGCTGATCCTATGAAAATCTCATTGAAGCAATACGATGTTTTAACATCGCCTGCAGCCATATCTTTACCGTTTGTGCCTCATGTTGATGGAGACTTTCTACCTGAGGAAGTTGAc GTGTTACTCAGTACAGGAAACATCCCAAAGAAAGAGGTGATGTTTGGCCTAAACCAAGATGAAGGGACCTACTTCTTAGTTTATGGATTACCTGGATTCAGCATCACCGATCAGAGTCTCATCACTCGGAAAAACTTCCTGGACGGAGTTGCAATGACAGTGCCACATGCAAGTAATGTCGCAAGAGATGCGGCCATTTTCCGGTACACTGATTGGGCAGATGAGGACAACAGGATGAAAAATCGTGACTCTATGGGAAGGCTGCTTGGAGACTATAATTTTGTTTGTCCTGTGCTTGACTTCGCTCACAG gtaCTCACAGCGTGGTGGTAAGactttactttacttatttGACCACCGGTCATCCGTCAATCCTTGGCCACAATGGATGGGTGTTATGCACGGCTATGAGATCGAGTTTGTCTTTGGAATGCCTCTAAATGCCTCCCTGGGATACACAAAGAATGAAGTGAACATGACCAAGAAGTTTATGAAACACTGGGCCAACTTTGCCCGGACAGG gaATCCAGACATTGATGGAGCTAACTGGCCCGTGTTCACCACTGGACAACAAGAGTATGTCACTCTGAACTACAACCATCCAGAACACAAGAGGATGATGAGCGCTGATGAGTGCCACCTGTGGAGCACATTTATGCCGAAAGTCCAGAAAGTCTCAG ATGATCTGAAGACTTGTATTCAAGGAAATGGGATTAGTCTCTGTTGTAATTACACCTTCCTCCTCATTCTATTGGTAATAACTTTAACCTACTGA